From the Sus scrofa isolate TJ Tabasco breed Duroc unplaced genomic scaffold, Sscrofa11.1 Contig534, whole genome shotgun sequence genome, one window contains:
- the LOC100152710 gene encoding olfactory receptor 4F6-like encodes MDQTNSSVVTEFVLVGLTQSLGMQFLLFLLFSTFYVGIILGNLFIVFTVISDSHLHSPMYILLANLSLIDLGLSSTTVPRMISDLFSDCKTISFHNCMIQMFFIHVTGGVEMVLLIVMAYDRYTAICKPLHYLTIMNPQMCMLLVVAAWITGVTHAVFQFAFVINLPFCGPNNVGSFYCDFPRVIKLACIDNYGLEFVVTANSGFISMGTFFLLIVSYIFILVTVRQHSSKDLSKAFFTLSNHITVVFLFFLPCMFLYVWPFPTKSLDTFFAIVDFAVTPVLNPAIYTLRNRDMKVAIRRLSRQVVSSREMT; translated from the coding sequence ATGGACCAAACAAATAGTTCTGTGGTAACTGAATTTGTGTTAGTGGGACTTACACAATCCTTAGGAATgcagtttttactttttctcttattctctaCATTTTATGTGGGAATTATCCTGGGAAACCTCTTTATTGTGTTCACAGTGATTTCCGATTCTCATTTACACTCCCCCATGTATATTCTGCTGGCCAACCTGTCACTCATCGACCTGGGCCTTTCGTCTACCACAGTTCCTAGGATGATCTCAGATCTTTTCAGTGATTGTAAGACCATTTCCTTCCACAACTGCATGATACAAATGTTCTTTATCCATGTTACAGGAGGAGTTGAGATGGTTCTGCTCATAGTCATGGCATATGACAGATACACAGCAATATGCAAGCCTCTCCATTATCTAACTATAATGAATCCCCAAATGTGCATGCTTTTGGTAGTGGCTGCTTGGATAACTGGAGTGACTCATGCTGTCTTTCAGTTTGCCTTTGTCATAAATTTACCTTTCTGTGGACCTAATAATGTGGGGAGCTTTTACTGTGATTTTCCTCGGGTTATTAAACTTGCATGCATAGATAATTATGGACTAGAATTTGTGGTCACAGCCAACAGTGGCTTCATATCTATGGGCACCTTCTTTCTCTTAATTGTATCATACATCTTTATTCTGGTCACTGTCCGACAACATTCTTCAAAGGATTTGTCCAAAGCGTTCTTCACTCTGTCAAATCACATCactgtggtgtttttgtttttccttccttgcaTGTTTCTCTATGTGTGGCCTTTCCCTACTAAGTCACTGGATACATTTTTTGCCATTGTGGACTTTGCTGTCACCCCAGTTTTAAATCCTGCCATATACACTTTAAGGAACAGAGATATGAAAGTAGCAATAAGAAGGCTAAGTCGACAGGTCGTAAGTTCTAGGGAGATGACATAA